TCGTTAAGCTCTATTAAATCTATATCTTTAAGTTGTAATCCTGCTTGTTTAAGTGCTTTTGGAATAGCATATACTGGTCCCATACCCATAATTCTCGGTTCTAGACCTGCCGCCGCATAAGATACTAACCTTGCTTCAGGCTGTAAACCTAATTCTTTTACCATATCCTCAGACATTACAATAACAAACGCTGCTCCATCTGACATTTGTGATGAATTCCCCGCCGTAACGCTTCCACCATTTGCAAATACAGGTCTTAGTTTAGCCAAACTTTCTAAAGAAGTATCTTTTCTAGGACCTTCGTCCACAGAGAAATCAAAAGATTTAGTTTGTAACTTTTGATTTTCATCAAGGAAGGTATATTCTACTGGAATAGGCACAATTTGATTGGCAAATTTATTTTCCGCCAATGCTTTTAATGCTTTTTGGTGTGATTCAAAAGCGAATAAATCTTGCTCCTCTCTACTGATATTGTATTGTTTTGCCACCGCTTCTGCTGTATAGCCCATTCCCCAATAGTAGTCAGGATTAGACTTAGCGATATCCGTCTCTGGTACAGGCTTGTACCCACCCATTGGGATAAAACTCATAGATTCCGTTCCTCCTGCAATAATACAATCTGCCATACCTGCCTGAATTTTAGCCGAAGCAATTGCAATAGCTTCAGACCCTGAAGCACAGTATCTGTTCACCGTAACTCCTGGAACTTTATCTGTATTAAGCCCCATAAGCGAAATCAGCCTCGCTATATTAAGCCCTTGTTCTGCCTCTGGCATTGCATTCCCCACTATGAGGTCATCTATTCTATCTTTGTCTAACTGAGGCACATCGCTCATCAGTTTTTCTATTACTTTAGCTGCCATCACATCTGGTCTTGTAAATCTTAAAGACCCTTTAGGTGCCTTGCCTACAGCTGTTCTGTAACCTTTTATTATGTATGCTGTTTTCATATATTTATTAAATTTTAGAGATTAGATTTTAGAACTTAGAGTTTAGATTCTAATCCTTTTGAAGTTAAACTTGATTTTAATTTATAAATCATCTTTTGTATTTCTGTTAAATGTTGTAACGTAGGCATTATGTCTTGATTGTTTTTCATTTGTAATTCTGATAATAAAATAAGCTGAGTTTCTAGTTCGTAACAAGACCCCGAAGCTATTCCTAGAAAATGAATAAACTCTTTCGGATTATTTCTTCCCGCTCCTTCTGCAATATTAGAAGGTATAGAAATAGCACACCTTTTCATCTGTGAGGTCAATCCAAATTTTTCGTCCGTAGGCAACGCTTCACTAATAAGGTAAATCTCCTTAGCTAAAGCGATAGCCTTTTCAAACTACTAATTTATTCAATTGATGTGCACTCATTTAGTATCAATTTACAATGTCTAAAATCTCATATCCAACATCTAACAAAAATTAATTTCTTAATGGTTTTCCTTTTTGAAGCATAAATTGGATACGCTCTAAAGTTTTTCTCTCTCCACAAAGCTGTAAGAAAGTCTCTCTCTCTAAGTTAAGAAGGTACTGTTCTATAACTAAAGTTTCTTCAGAAAGATTTCCTCCTGCCATTACAAAAGCTAACTTATCTGCAATTTTCTTATCATGTTCAGAAATGAAATTACCTGTAAGCATTTGGTCTGTACCCACATAGAACATACCTAACGCATCTTTACCTAAAACCCTAACTTTCTCAGAAACAGGCTGTGTATAACCTTGTTCTGCCATTAGTAATGCTACTTTTTTAGCCTCTGCAATCTGTCTATTTTTATTGACTACCACAAAGTCTTTACCATGCTGAAGAATATCCATATCATAAGCCTCGTAAGCCGAAGTAGCCACTTTACCCATAGCAATATTCATAAAGGCATCTCTTAGACGGTTATTTTTAACATCGTCTTTAGACATTTGTTTCATGGTTCTTAAAGTCATTTCTTTAGTACCACCACCGCCTGGGATAACACCTACACCTACTTCTACTAGACCAATGTAAGTTTCTGCAGCAGCTACCACACGGTCAGCGTGAAGCGTCATCTCGCAACCTCCACCTAGTGTCATTCCAAACGGAGCTACCACCACTGGTATTGAAGAGTAACGAAGCCTCATCATTGATTTTTGGAAATAAGCAATCGCCATATTCAAATCGTCCCAATCTTGGTCAATTGCCATCATCAAAATCATAGCTAAGTTAGCACCCACCGAGAAATTAGCTCCTTGGTTAGCCACTACTAGACCATCGTATTCCTTTTCTGCTAGGTCTATCGCTCTGTTAAGACCGTCTAAAACTTCTCCTCCAAGAGAGTTCATCTTAGAACGAATTTCAAAGTTGATGATACCATCACCTAAATACTGTATCGCCGAACCAGAATTACTCCAAAGCGTTTTATTTTTTCTAATATTATCTAAAATGATAAAGGCATCTTGCCCTGGTATAGACTGATAATCTGCCTTAGTTTTATCAAAGTATAAAGTTTGACCTTCTTCACTCACTTGATAAAATGCCTTACCTTGCTCTGCTAAAGATTTAACCCAATCTGATACTTCATACCCAGCTTCTTTAGCCAATTCTACACCTTTCTGAACCCCAACAGCGTCCCAAATTTCAAAAGGTCCATTTTCCCAACCAAATCCAGCACGCATAGCATCATCTATCTTATAAACTTCGTCTGAAATTTCTGGAACTTTGTGAGAAACATAAGCAAATAAAGCTCCCAAAGTGCTGCGATACAACTCGCCTGCCTTATCTTTACCACCTATTAAAACTTTAAATCTATCAATAGGTTTATCAATATTTTTAGTTAATTCTAAAGTAGGAAAAGAGGATTTATCTTGTAATTCGTACTCTAAGGTATCTAAGTTTAATCCTAATATCTCTGATTTGCCATCAGCATTTTTAACTTTCTTAAAGAAACCTTGTTCTGTTTTAGAACCTAGCCAATTATTATCCATCATTTTTTGGATATAATCTGGCAACTGGAACACCGCCTTGAACTCTTCTGCCTCTGCTCCACTTTCTCTAACTCCATTAGCCACATGCACAAGTGTATCTAGCCCCACCACATCTGCCGTTCTAAATGTCGCAGATTTTGGTCTACCAATTACTGGACCTGTTAGTTTATCTACATCAGAAACACTTAATCCTAGTTTTTGTACTTTATGAAGTAAATCCATCATACCAAAAACACCTATTCTATTCGCAATAAAAGCTGGCGTATCTTTCGCTAAAACTGTAGTTTTCCCTAAAAATTTAGCCCCATATTCCATGTAGAAATCTACCACTTCTGGAGCGGTCTCTGGAGTAGGAATAATTTCTAAAAGTGGTAAATATCTTACTGGATTAAAAAAGTGTGTTCCTGCAAAATATTTCTTAAAATCATCGCTTCTGCCCTCAGTAAGAAGATGGATAGGAATACCCGATGTATTAGAAGAAACTAATGTACCTTCTTTTCTGTATTGTTCTATCTTTTCGTAAACCGATTTTTTAATATCCAATCTCTCTACTACCACCTCAATAATCCAGTCTGTATTTTTGATTTTAGACATATCATCATCAAAGTTACCTACCGTTATTCTGTCTGCAAATTTTGGAGTGTAAAGCAATGCAGGACTTGCCTTTTTAAGTTTCTCCAAATTTTCAGTTGCAATTCTATTTCTAAAGGCTTTATCTTCTTTAGTAAGACCTTTTTTCTGCTCCGCTTCTGTAAGTTCAAAAGGAACGATATCTAGCATAAGCACCTCTACACCTATATTGGCAAAATGAGCCGCTATACCAGCACCCATAATTCCTGAACCAAGAACGGTAATGTGTTTAATTCTTCTTTTCATATTAAGTATAATTCTATTTTTTATTTATTTTTTACGATTGAGTTCGTTGGCAATCTTCACAATATCATTAGTTACCTCTTTAAAAACCTCTAATTTTTCGGGTGAAATTCTCTCAAGAATTAATTTATTAAAGTTAAGTACCATCGCCTTGGATAAATTTCTAGACTCTAAACCCTTTTCAGTTAGCTTAATGATAACTTCTCTTTTATCTGTAGATGACTTATCCTTGTAGATATAGCCATTATCCTCCAATAGCTTAATAATCCTTGTAAGCGAAGTAGGCTCTATTGCCATTTTAGGACCTAAATTAGTGCTTCTAGTTCCGTTCTTTGGGTCTATCTTCAGCAAAGTAAGTGCCTGTACAGTAGTTGAATCATGCTCTTGAGCTTTCTCCGAATACATTCTAGAAACAGCTAACCAAGTGGATTTAAGTATTAAATCTATGTTTTCTATTTTGTCTTTATTTGATTCCATTTTTATATCTAAAAACTTTGTACTTCAAATATAATACAAAATACTATGCATGCATAATAATTAAATGTTAAATTTAAGTTAAATCAATAATAATCAACATTATAAATAATATGCGAGACATATAAAATAATTTATACCCGGAAACTAATCATCAGATTTATAACAAATTAAGGGCTTGATGGAAACCACCAAGCCCTTAAAATATAATAATTAAGATATAAACTATTTAACCTTAACCAATTCTACATCAAATAATAGCCACGCATTAGGCGGAATAACACCACCTGCTCCTCTCTCTCCATAAGCTAAATTAGATGGGATAAGCAATGTTGCTTGCTCTCCTTCTTTAAGAAGCATAATACCTTCGTCCCAACCTTTGATTACTCTACCCGTTCCCACAGGAAACTCTATTGGTTCTCCTCTTTTAAAAGAGTTATCAAACTCTTGTCCGTTAGTTAATCTTCCTGCATAGTGTACTGCCACCATATCACCTGCTTTAGGAGCTTTACCTTCAGTAGATTTTGTAATTTTATATAAAAGCCCAGACGCTGTAGCCGTCATTCCTGCCTTTAATTCTTCTAATTTCCTAGCAGCCTCTGCTTCTTTTTTAGTTGTGTAAGCTTTATTTCTTTCTTGGATTTTAGATTTACCTTCATTAAATACTTTTGCTGCATCATAATCTTTGTAAGAATCACCTTTAGTGAAAACCTCTACCTTTTGTATTACTACATCTTGCTTAGGCTTATGTTGTGCTCCTATTTCTACATTAGCAATAGCATCTATAACTTCTAAACCTTGTATTACTTTACCAAACACCGTATGCTTACCATCTAACCAAGGTGTAGCCACTTCTGTAATAAAAAACTGAGAACCATTGGTATTAGGACCAGAATTAGCCATAGAAAGATAACCTTTACCCTCGTGTTTTAGATCATTCTTTTCGTCATCAAATTTATAACCAGGATCTCCCATTCCTGTTCCCGTTGGGTCTCCTCCTTGAATCATAAAATCCTTGATAACTCTATGGAAAATAATCCCATCATAGTAAGGCTCTCCTTTTTTCTTAGCTTTATTTTCTATTGTACCTTGTGCTAATCCTACGAAGTTAGCTACGGTTACAGGAGATTCTTTGTCGTTAAATTGGATAATCATACTTCCTTTAGAAGTTTCCATTTTTGCATAAACACCCTCTGGAAGAGCGTTGTAAAATTCTTTTTCGATATTCATTTTTTTGTATATAGGATTACAATTAGTTAATGATAAAATTGCTAATAAAGCAACACACAAAGATAAGACTTTTTTCATCGTTAATTTAATTTGGGAATGGTTAAAACGAAATACCGAAACTTTAGTATCTAGCCTCGGTATTACTTTTATTTCAATTATAGTAGATTAATCTTCTTTACTTTCGTCATACCTATCCACTATCTTCTGAGAAACCCCAGTATTGCTAAATCCTCCATCATTGAAAAGGTTTTGCATTGTCACCTTTCTTGTTAAATCAGAAAACATTGCCACGCAGTAGTTAGCACAATCTAAAGCTGTTGCATTGCCTAATGGAGACATATCTTCTGCATAACCTAAGAAACCTCCAAAGCCTTTTACCCCACTTCCTGCTGTTGTAGGTGTTGGAGATTGTGATATGGTGTTTACTCTTACTTTTCTTTCACCCCAATAATACCCAAAGCTTCTCGCAATACTCTCCAAATAAGATTTGTTATCTGCCATATCGTTATAGTCTGGGAAAGTTCTCTGAGCTGCAATGTAAGAAAGTGCTAAAATAGAGCCCCACTCGTTCATACAATCTTTATCCCAAGCGGTTTTCATAACTTTATGGAAAGAAACCGCCGACACATCCCAACCTTTTTCTAAAAAGCTATAATTAAGGTCAGTATAAGGTTTTCCTTTTCTTACATTAACCGACATTCCTATAGAGTGTAAAATAAAATCTAGCTTTCCAAATTTTTCTATCGCAGCATCAAAAAGTTTTTCTAAATCTTCCATAGAAGTAGCGTCTGCACCAATGACCTCTGCTCCTGTTTTTTCTGCCAAAGCGTTTAATTCCCCCATTCTCATAGCGATAGGTGCATTAGATAAGATAAATTCAGCACCTTCTTCATGACATCTTTCTGCTACTTTCCAAGCGATAGATTGCTCGTTAAGAGCTCCAAATATAATTCCCTTTTTTCCTTTTAATAATCCGTATGACATAATTATTTTATTTAGCAACAAAAATAATAAAAAAAATAAGATTGGGATTACAATCTACCCTAAATTTGACTAGACTTCTTACATTAAATTACTATCTTTGCTGAAACAAAAATCTAATTTAAAAATGAAATTTTTTATCGACACCGCTAATCTTGAACAAATTAAAGAAGCTAAAAATCTAGGTATTTTAGATGGCGTAACTACCAACCCTTCCCTTATGGCTAAAGAAGGTATACAAGGGAAAGAAGCTATAATGAATCATTACAAAACCATTTGCGAATTGGTAGATGGAGATATTTCGGCAGAGGTACTTTCTACAACTTATGAAGAAATGATAAAAGAAGGTGAAGAATTAGCTGCTATCCACCCTAATATCGTAGTGAAAATACCAATGATAAAAGACGGGATAAAAGCTATAAAGTATTTTTCTGATAAAGGTATTAAGACTAACTGCACTTTAATATTTTCGGCAGGACAAGCTCTTTTAGCAGCTAAGGCTGGAGCGACTTATGTATCGCCTTTCTTAGGGAGACTAGACGACATCTCTACCGATGGACTTAACTTAATAGAAGAAATCAGAACGATATATGATAACTATATGTTTGAAACTGAAATTCTAGCCGCTTCTATAAGACATTCTATGCACATTATAGATTGTGCTAAGATAGGTGCTGATGTTATCACTTCTCCTTTAGCTCCTATATTGAGTTTACTTAAACACCCTTTAACGGATAATGGTCTAGCACAGTTTGTAGCTGATGCACAGAAATTAGGCTAGTAAACAACATCATAATTAAAAACAAAAAATCCTCACAACTAAGTTATGAGGATTTTTTTATTATTTGATTTAGATATTAAACATTAAATCTAAAATGCATAATATCACCGTCTTGTACCACATATTCTTTACCTTCCACAGAAAGTTTACCTGCTTCTTTTACCTTAGCTTCCGAACCGTAATTGATGAAATCTTCGTACTTAATTACTTCTGCACGGATAAATCCTTTCTCAAAATCAGTATGGATAACTCCTGCCGCTTGAGGTGCCGTCCAACCTTTACCTATCGTCCATGCTCTTACCTCTTTTACGCCTGCTGTGAAATAAGTTTGCAACTTTAAAAGTTCATACGCTTTACGGATAAGACGGTTAATTCCTGGCTCTTCTAGCCCTAACTCTTCTAAGAACATTTGGCGTTCTTCGTAGGTTTCTAACTCGTTAATATCTGCCTCTATCTGTGCTGCCAAAGCCAACACTTCCGCTCCTTCTTTTTGAGCCATTTCCTCTACTTTACTTATCCATTCGTTGCCATTTTTAATAGAGTTTTCATCTACATTACAAAGATAAAGCACAGGCTTTTTAGTTAATAATTGTATTTCGTCTATGATAGGCTGAGTAATATCGTCAGTTTCAAACTCACGAGCATTTCTACCGCTTTCTACAAATTCTAAGATACTTTTTAATGTTTCGTATTTTAAAATGTCCTCTTTTTTTCCTGATTTTATAAACTTCTTGGCTTTTTCTACCGCTTTAGTTAGAGTTTCTATGTCTTTTAGTTGTAGCTCTATATCTATAATTTCTTTATCTCTTAATGGGTCCACCGAACCTTCTACGTGCACGATATTCCCATTATCAAAACATCTCAATACATGGATAATAGCCTCACACTCACGGATATTTGCCAAAAACTGATTACCTAAACCTTCTCCTCTACTCGCTCCTTTAACCAGTCCCGCTATATCCACTATCTCCACCACTGCAGGAAGAACTCGCTCTGGATTAACCAATTTTTCCAACTCAAACAATCTCTGGTCTGGTACAGATACCGTTCCTAAGTTAGGCTCTATGGTACAGAAAGGATAGTTAGCACTCTGTGCTTTTGCATTACTAAGACAGTTAAACAAGGTTGATTTTCCTACATTAGGCAAACCTACA
This Riemerella anatipestifer DNA region includes the following protein-coding sequences:
- the fsa gene encoding fructose-6-phosphate aldolase; the encoded protein is MKFFIDTANLEQIKEAKNLGILDGVTTNPSLMAKEGIQGKEAIMNHYKTICELVDGDISAEVLSTTYEEMIKEGEELAAIHPNIVVKIPMIKDGIKAIKYFSDKGIKTNCTLIFSAGQALLAAKAGATYVSPFLGRLDDISTDGLNLIEEIRTIYDNYMFETEILAASIRHSMHIIDCAKIGADVITSPLAPILSLLKHPLTDNGLAQFVADAQKLG
- a CDS encoding enoyl-ACP reductase FabI codes for the protein MSYGLLKGKKGIIFGALNEQSIAWKVAERCHEEGAEFILSNAPIAMRMGELNALAEKTGAEVIGADATSMEDLEKLFDAAIEKFGKLDFILHSIGMSVNVRKGKPYTDLNYSFLEKGWDVSAVSFHKVMKTAWDKDCMNEWGSILALSYIAAQRTFPDYNDMADNKSYLESIARSFGYYWGERKVRVNTISQSPTPTTAGSGVKGFGGFLGYAEDMSPLGNATALDCANYCVAMFSDLTRKVTMQNLFNDGGFSNTGVSQKIVDRYDESKED
- a CDS encoding peptidylprolyl isomerase, producing MNIEKEFYNALPEGVYAKMETSKGSMIIQFNDKESPVTVANFVGLAQGTIENKAKKKGEPYYDGIIFHRVIKDFMIQGGDPTGTGMGDPGYKFDDEKNDLKHEGKGYLSMANSGPNTNGSQFFITEVATPWLDGKHTVFGKVIQGLEVIDAIANVEIGAQHKPKQDVVIQKVEVFTKGDSYKDYDAAKVFNEGKSKIQERNKAYTTKKEAEAARKLEELKAGMTATASGLLYKITKSTEGKAPKAGDMVAVHYAGRLTNGQEFDNSFKRGEPIEFPVGTGRVIKGWDEGIMLLKEGEQATLLIPSNLAYGERGAGGVIPPNAWLLFDVELVKVK
- a CDS encoding 3-hydroxyacyl-CoA dehydrogenase/enoyl-CoA hydratase family protein, which encodes MKRRIKHITVLGSGIMGAGIAAHFANIGVEVLMLDIVPFELTEAEQKKGLTKEDKAFRNRIATENLEKLKKASPALLYTPKFADRITVGNFDDDMSKIKNTDWIIEVVVERLDIKKSVYEKIEQYRKEGTLVSSNTSGIPIHLLTEGRSDDFKKYFAGTHFFNPVRYLPLLEIIPTPETAPEVVDFYMEYGAKFLGKTTVLAKDTPAFIANRIGVFGMMDLLHKVQKLGLSVSDVDKLTGPVIGRPKSATFRTADVVGLDTLVHVANGVRESGAEAEEFKAVFQLPDYIQKMMDNNWLGSKTEQGFFKKVKNADGKSEILGLNLDTLEYELQDKSSFPTLELTKNIDKPIDRFKVLIGGKDKAGELYRSTLGALFAYVSHKVPEISDEVYKIDDAMRAGFGWENGPFEIWDAVGVQKGVELAKEAGYEVSDWVKSLAEQGKAFYQVSEEGQTLYFDKTKADYQSIPGQDAFIILDNIRKNKTLWSNSGSAIQYLGDGIINFEIRSKMNSLGGEVLDGLNRAIDLAEKEYDGLVVANQGANFSVGANLAMILMMAIDQDWDDLNMAIAYFQKSMMRLRYSSIPVVVAPFGMTLGGGCEMTLHADRVVAAAETYIGLVEVGVGVIPGGGGTKEMTLRTMKQMSKDDVKNNRLRDAFMNIAMGKVATSAYEAYDMDILQHGKDFVVVNKNRQIAEAKKVALLMAEQGYTQPVSEKVRVLGKDALGMFYVGTDQMLTGNFISEHDKKIADKLAFVMAGGNLSEETLVIEQYLLNLERETFLQLCGERKTLERIQFMLQKGKPLRN
- a CDS encoding thiolase family protein, producing the protein MKTAYIIKGYRTAVGKAPKGSLRFTRPDVMAAKVIEKLMSDVPQLDKDRIDDLIVGNAMPEAEQGLNIARLISLMGLNTDKVPGVTVNRYCASGSEAIAIASAKIQAGMADCIIAGGTESMSFIPMGGYKPVPETDIAKSNPDYYWGMGYTAEAVAKQYNISREEQDLFAFESHQKALKALAENKFANQIVPIPVEYTFLDENQKLQTKSFDFSVDEGPRKDTSLESLAKLRPVFANGGSVTAGNSSQMSDGAAFVIVMSEDMVKELGLQPEARLVSYAAAGLEPRIMGMGPVYAIPKALKQAGLQLKDIDLIELNEAFASQSVAIKKELDLNPEIVNVNGGAIALGHPLGCTGTKLTVQLLDEMRQRGSKYGMVTMCVGTGQGAASIFELL
- a CDS encoding four helix bundle protein, whose protein sequence is MPTDEKFGLTSQMKRCAISIPSNIAEGAGRNNPKEFIHFLGIASGSCYELETQLILLSELQMKNNQDIMPTLQHLTEIQKMIYKLKSSLTSKGLESKL
- the ychF gene encoding redox-regulated ATPase YchF; translation: MKCGIVGLPNVGKSTLFNCLSNAKAQSANYPFCTIEPNLGTVSVPDQRLFELEKLVNPERVLPAVVEIVDIAGLVKGASRGEGLGNQFLANIRECEAIIHVLRCFDNGNIVHVEGSVDPLRDKEIIDIELQLKDIETLTKAVEKAKKFIKSGKKEDILKYETLKSILEFVESGRNAREFETDDITQPIIDEIQLLTKKPVLYLCNVDENSIKNGNEWISKVEEMAQKEGAEVLALAAQIEADINELETYEERQMFLEELGLEEPGINRLIRKAYELLKLQTYFTAGVKEVRAWTIGKGWTAPQAAGVIHTDFEKGFIRAEVIKYEDFINYGSEAKVKEAGKLSVEGKEYVVQDGDIMHFRFNV
- a CDS encoding MarR family winged helix-turn-helix transcriptional regulator codes for the protein MESNKDKIENIDLILKSTWLAVSRMYSEKAQEHDSTTVQALTLLKIDPKNGTRSTNLGPKMAIEPTSLTRIIKLLEDNGYIYKDKSSTDKREVIIKLTEKGLESRNLSKAMVLNFNKLILERISPEKLEVFKEVTNDIVKIANELNRKK